One Chionomys nivalis chromosome 15, mChiNiv1.1, whole genome shotgun sequence genomic window, gctagctgtcacatagGCCTGAATTGGCATCTCTATAAgatatcctccaaattacaaaggaaggagcaTCGGACATCCCGACATTGGTTCGGGaaagacagcttgtctgcagagctacgtGACCCCCTCAGATGGGGCCTATGGCTTTGgtgcctggctgccacaccatacagaaatatgggcctacaacagctgagcctttttttttttccagttccaaagtctttattgttttagaaaagaTGATCCATTCTGTGGAATGAAGAGTTGTGCCCAGGGATCCATCAGTAATGCTGAGAACCGTCCATCTCTACTCATATACCCAGTCATGAGCACAAGACTTGTAGTCAACCAGTTCTTCAGGCTTAAACCATAGACTGATCTCTTTCTCTGCACTTTGCGCTGAATCACTGCCATGAATGATGTTCCTGCCAACTTGAATGCAAAAATCCCCTCGAATGGTGCCTGGCTTAGAATCAGCTGGATTGGTCTCTCCCAGCATCATTTGGCCTGTCTTCACCACATTGAGCCCCTCCCAGACCATGGCCACCACGGGCCCCGAGTTCATGTACTTCACCAGCCCTGGGAAGAGAGGACGGTCTTTCGGGTCAATGTAGTGCTGCTTCAGGTGTTCCTCAGAAGCCCGAAGGAACTTCATGGCCACCAGGCGGAACCCCTTCTGCTCGAAGCGCTTGATGATCTCGCCCACCAGGCCGCGCTGCACGCCATCTGGCTTGATGGCAATGAAGGTACGCTCGAGGTTGGCCATGGTCCGAAAGTTAGTTGGCTGGACGGCCGGTGTGGGCGATGAGCGATGGGAAGAAAGAGCAGAGGCCAACAGCTGAGACTTTAAAATTGCAATGCAAACCATAACACCAATGCTTTTGAGATTTCTCTGGCGCACTGCTGCCTTGGTGTTGAGGGACATAAACATGGCTGTGGCTTTTCCCCAGGTTCAGCATACTGAGTTAGAGTGTAGAATATAGGTTACTGAGTGTTGTTAAGAGCCAACCAAGGGATCCTTGATCAGACTGAATGAGGGATTATTGAGGCGGACTCTTGAGACTGATTAGGACTGTGGCAGCTGATCCCCAGCCTCTTGCCAGCACTTTGGTGCATTGCTGCCACACATCGGACTATGTGATAGGGAACTGCATATTTTGGTGTGAAGATTTTCAAACTCtaggcttcagcctcacagataTTGGAACCTTTGGTGCCTGATAACTTCATACCTAGTACCTGTGGAGCCTGGCAAGGTTGGCTCTTCACATGAATTTTCTGATGGAACAAATAAGACAGTGAATTATCCTTGTCCTATGTGTGCAGAAGTTCATCTCCAGAATTGACACCCAGGATTCTGGGACAGAGAAAATGTCCACTGGGATACTCTGCTGttccttttcattccttttaGACCAGTGGATCTCAACTTGTGGGCCGCGACCCCTTAGGGGAGGAAAAAAGTCAGCCTTTTCACGAGGGTTGCATATCAGCTATCCCACACATCAGAcattacattacagttcatagcagtagcagaattacagttatgaagtagcaacaaaaatattttgtggtTGGGATTACCACACATGAGGAACTACATtgaagagtcacagcattaggaaggctgagaaccacagaTCTGTATGATGAGGGGAGCATTTTCTGGGTGCCTTGTGAAGACTGTCCCATGACTTAGGCGAGCATTTGGatctgaaacttaaaaaaaacaaaacaaacaaacaaaaataacgggtttttctgtgtagcattggctgtcctggaattcactctgtagaccaggttggcctcgaactcagagatctgcctgcctctgccttccaagtgctgggattaaaggtgtgcactcaccaaggccagctggctggggtctgaaaaagcatgggacaaaac contains:
- the LOC130887457 gene encoding nucleoside diphosphate kinase B-like, with protein sequence MANLERTFIAIKPDGVQRGLVGEIIKRFEQKGFRLVAMKFLRASEEHLKQHYIDPKDRPLFPGLVKYMNSGPVVAMVWEGLNVVKTGQMMLGETNPADSKPGTIRGDFCIQVGRNIIHGSDSAQSAEKEISLWFKPEELVDYKSCAHDWVYE